The following proteins come from a genomic window of Blattabacterium cuenoti:
- the hisIE gene encoding bifunctional phosphoribosyl-AMP cyclohydrolase/phosphoribosyl-ATP diphosphatase HisIE, which translates to MINFKKGLIPVIVQDSNTDKVLMMGYMNQEAYKKSINEKKVTFYSRSKEKLWTKGEISKNYLFIKEILVDCDKDTLLIKAKPAGPICHKGSDTCWKEINNKNFLFHLENIISDKIKKKQENSYIYQLLKKGVNRISQKLGEEAVELIIESKDNNKNLFLNESADLLFHYLILLKKKGCEIQDVINILENRHSKS; encoded by the coding sequence ATGATAAATTTTAAAAAAGGGTTAATTCCCGTGATTGTTCAAGATTCAAATACAGATAAAGTATTAATGATGGGTTATATGAATCAAGAAGCTTATAAAAAGAGCATTAATGAAAAAAAAGTTACTTTTTATAGTAGATCTAAAGAAAAATTGTGGACTAAAGGAGAAATTAGTAAAAATTATCTTTTTATCAAAGAGATATTAGTAGATTGCGACAAAGATACATTATTAATTAAAGCAAAACCAGCAGGACCTATTTGTCATAAAGGATCGGATACGTGTTGGAAAGAAATAAACAATAAAAATTTTTTATTTCATTTGGAAAATATAATATCGGACAAAATTAAAAAAAAACAAGAAAATTCTTATATATATCAATTATTAAAAAAAGGGGTCAATAGAATCTCACAAAAATTAGGAGAAGAAGCAGTAGAACTAATCATTGAATCTAAAGATAATAATAAAAATTTATTTTTAAATGAATCTGCAGATTTACTTTTTCATTATCTTATTCTTTTGAAAAAAAAAGGATGTGAAATACAAGACGTTATTAATATTCTGGAGAATAGACATTCAAAATCTTAA
- the hisF gene encoding imidazole glycerol phosphate synthase subunit HisF translates to MLAKRIIPCLDIKNGRTVKGINFKHLKDAGDPIQLVCWYTKQGADELVFLDITATNEKRKTLISLVKEISRHINIPFTVGGGIREERDIELLLNAGADKISINTAAFKNPNLLEKFSKRFGSQCIVLAIDTKYESNEWWVYLNGGRISTQTKTLDWAKEGTNRGAGEILLTSMNHDGTKNGFALDITRKISKNISTPVIASGGAGKLEDFYKIFEKGKADAALAASIFHYKEIEIPKLKYYLNQLHIPVRTTVKNTNG, encoded by the coding sequence ATGTTAGCTAAACGTATCATACCTTGTTTAGATATAAAAAATGGAAGAACCGTAAAAGGAATAAATTTTAAACATTTAAAAGATGCTGGAGATCCAATACAATTAGTTTGTTGGTATACAAAACAAGGAGCAGATGAATTAGTATTTTTGGATATTACAGCAACAAATGAAAAACGTAAAACATTAATTAGCTTAGTCAAGGAAATTTCCCGTCATATTAATATTCCTTTTACGGTTGGTGGAGGAATTAGAGAGGAAAGAGATATTGAACTTTTGTTAAATGCGGGAGCAGATAAAATATCGATCAATACGGCTGCTTTTAAAAATCCGAATCTTTTAGAAAAATTTTCTAAAAGATTCGGAAGTCAATGTATTGTTTTAGCTATTGATACTAAATATGAATCAAATGAATGGTGGGTATATTTAAATGGAGGAAGAATTTCAACTCAAACTAAAACCCTAGATTGGGCTAAGGAAGGAACCAATAGAGGAGCAGGAGAAATATTATTAACTTCAATGAATCATGATGGAACAAAAAATGGATTTGCATTAGATATCACTAGAAAGATATCCAAAAATATTTCTACACCGGTTATTGCTTCAGGTGGAGCTGGAAAATTAGAAGATTTTTATAAAATTTTTGAAAAAGGAAAAGCTGATGCTGCTTTAGCCGCCAGTATATTCCATTATAAAGAAATAGAGATTCCAAAATTAAAATATTATTTAAATCAACTTCACATACCTGTAAGAACTACAGTCAAAAATACAAACGGATAA
- the hisA gene encoding 1-(5-phosphoribosyl)-5-[(5-phosphoribosylamino)methylideneamino]imidazole-4-carboxamide isomerase has protein sequence MDIIVAIDLIDGKCVRLIQGDFKRKKIYNKDPLEVAFLLENHGISRLHLVDLDGARKRKVVHWKILEKIAKNTRLIIDFGGGIHSEEDIRTVFENGGHMVTVGSIALQKPFLFKKWIDTYGGDKILLGVDVKNNKIASNGWTKFSDFPFFDFLQEKSNHGVKKIFCTDISKDGVLSGPSFLLYEKILEKFPNIEFIASGGIRNMDDVYKLFDLGCGGVIIGKAIYENKISLSNLRNWKKKRNNKN, from the coding sequence ATGGATATTATAGTAGCTATAGATTTAATTGACGGTAAATGTGTCCGATTAATACAAGGTGATTTTAAAAGAAAAAAAATTTATAATAAAGATCCATTAGAAGTCGCTTTTTTATTGGAAAATCATGGAATATCTAGATTACATTTAGTGGATCTAGATGGAGCAAGAAAAAGAAAAGTAGTTCATTGGAAAATTTTAGAAAAAATAGCCAAAAATACACGTCTAATTATAGATTTTGGAGGGGGAATTCATTCTGAAGAAGATATTCGTACTGTGTTTGAAAACGGAGGTCATATGGTGACTGTGGGAAGTATTGCTCTTCAAAAACCTTTTCTTTTCAAAAAATGGATTGATACTTATGGAGGAGATAAGATCTTATTAGGAGTAGACGTTAAGAACAATAAAATAGCATCCAATGGATGGACTAAATTTAGTGATTTTCCATTTTTTGATTTTTTACAAGAAAAAAGTAATCATGGAGTTAAAAAAATTTTTTGTACAGATATATCTAAAGATGGAGTTTTATCAGGTCCTTCTTTTCTTTTATATGAAAAAATTCTTGAAAAGTTTCCAAATATTGAATTTATAGCAAGTGGAGGAATTAGGAATATGGATGATGTATACAAATTATTTGATTTAGGTTGCGGTGGAGTCATTATTGGAAAAGCTATATATGAAAATAAAATATCATTATCCAATCTTAGAAATTGGAAAAAAAAAAGAAATAATAAAAATTAA
- the hisH gene encoding imidazole glycerol phosphate synthase subunit HisH — MKTIIIKYPAGNVQSVLFSLDRIGIQAKVTDSKELIQNAEKIILPGVGEANFAMKYLKEKKLDLLLYELKQPVLGICLGMQLLCKFSEESSTPCIGIFDLFVKKFQSIDKNEKIPQIGWNTIQKLKGPLFENIPNGSYQYFVHSYYVPLGKYTTAKTEYIITYSAALQKNNFYAVQFHPEKSSYVGHKILENFIRL; from the coding sequence ATGAAAACGATTATCATAAAATATCCTGCAGGAAATGTACAATCGGTTCTTTTTTCTTTAGATAGAATAGGAATACAAGCGAAGGTAACAGATTCCAAAGAGTTGATTCAAAATGCAGAAAAAATTATTTTGCCTGGTGTTGGAGAAGCAAATTTTGCTATGAAATATTTAAAAGAAAAAAAATTGGATTTACTTTTATATGAATTAAAACAACCTGTATTAGGAATATGCTTAGGCATGCAATTACTTTGCAAGTTTTCAGAAGAAAGCAGTACTCCATGCATAGGAATTTTTGATTTATTTGTAAAAAAATTTCAATCTATAGATAAAAATGAAAAAATTCCTCAAATAGGTTGGAATACAATACAAAAACTGAAAGGGCCTTTATTTGAAAATATTCCAAATGGGAGTTATCAATATTTTGTTCATAGTTATTATGTTCCTTTAGGAAAATACACAACAGCAAAAACGGAATATATAATCACTTACAGTGCTGCACTGCAAAAAAATAATTTTTATGCTGTACAATTTCATCCCGAAAAATCTTCTTATGTAGGACATAAAATATTAGAAAATTTTATCCGATTATAA
- the hisB gene encoding bifunctional histidinol-phosphatase/imidazoleglycerol-phosphate dehydratase HisB, which translates to MKKILFIDRDGTLIQENPPTYQIDSIDKIHFYPKVIFFLSKIVQELNYDLVMITNQDGLGTDQFPDKIFWPIHNHILNILKTEGIHFTSVHIDRTFPEEKSPNRKPGIGMLKNYLKSDFYNISKSFVIGDRLTDVLLAKNLECKSIWIKNNHHYQNLTKEEKDYYSSIDKKYLKKIISLKTDSWKKIYEYLSSITTKKFSHQRTTLETNVKITISIYGKGKSHIQTGLGFFDHLLQQIAFHSSIDLNIQTKGDLYVDDHHTIEDIGITLGESFYQALENKIGIERYGFYSLPMDESLATISLDLGGRSQLIWKVKFFREKIGKISTEMFFHFFKSFSLSAKCNLHIHAIGKNDHHKIESIFKCFGRAIKMAMQKNFSTKIPSTKGIL; encoded by the coding sequence ATGAAAAAAATATTGTTTATTGATAGAGATGGAACTTTAATACAAGAAAATCCTCCCACTTATCAAATTGATTCTATTGATAAAATTCATTTTTATCCCAAAGTAATATTTTTTTTGTCAAAAATCGTGCAAGAATTGAATTACGATTTAGTTATGATAACTAATCAAGATGGTTTGGGGACAGATCAATTTCCTGATAAAATTTTTTGGCCTATACATAATCATATATTAAATATTTTAAAAACTGAGGGAATTCATTTTACTTCTGTTCATATAGATAGGACTTTTCCAGAAGAAAAATCACCCAATAGAAAACCGGGTATCGGAATGCTTAAAAATTATTTAAAATCTGATTTTTACAACATTTCAAAATCTTTTGTAATTGGAGATAGATTAACAGATGTTTTGTTAGCTAAAAATCTAGAATGTAAGTCTATATGGATAAAAAATAATCATCATTATCAAAATTTAACAAAAGAAGAAAAAGATTACTATTCTAGTATAGATAAAAAATATCTTAAAAAAATAATATCCTTAAAAACAGATAGTTGGAAAAAAATTTATGAATATTTATCATCTATCACAACTAAAAAATTTAGTCATCAACGAACAACATTAGAAACAAATGTTAAAATTACTATTTCTATTTATGGAAAGGGTAAATCTCATATTCAAACAGGACTGGGTTTTTTTGATCATCTTCTACAACAAATAGCTTTTCATAGTTCTATAGATTTGAATATTCAAACAAAAGGAGATCTTTATGTAGATGATCATCATACTATAGAAGACATCGGAATTACTTTAGGTGAAAGTTTTTATCAAGCTTTGGAAAATAAAATAGGAATAGAGCGTTATGGATTTTATTCTCTTCCTATGGATGAGAGTTTAGCTACAATTTCATTAGATCTTGGAGGAAGAAGTCAGTTGATATGGAAGGTCAAATTTTTCAGAGAAAAAATAGGAAAAATTTCCACTGAAATGTTTTTTCACTTTTTTAAATCCTTTTCTTTATCGGCTAAATGTAATTTACATATTCATGCTATAGGAAAAAATGATCATCACAAAATAGAATCTATTTTTAAATGTTTTGGAAGAGCTATAAAAATGGCAATGCAAAAAAACTTTTCTACTAAAATACCTAGCACGAAAGGTATATTGTAA
- the hisC gene encoding histidinol-phosphate transaminase, producing the protein MNKFNLNSLIRENILSLDPYISARTEHHKEKNSIFLDANENSFGSPLSFLNSYNRYPDPLQKELKEKISDFKNVSPSQIFLGNGSDEIIDLVYRIFSRPKVDHAIIFPPTYGMYEISGKIHGVDVKKIFLTEKYYQLNLDKIKKVLNPNSKIIFICSPNNPTGNDIKREDIEKITKKFTGIVVLDEAYIDFSNQKSLSMEIDKYPNLIILQTLSKSWGLAGLRIGMAIASESIIRWMNKVKYPYNISLLSQEIALKALENRDLFFFHLKNILAEREYMKKSLRKIPIIQKVYPSSANFLLAKINFSSKNLYQYLIKKKIFVRDRSKIILCKNCLRITVGTHEENEYLIDQIRKYSIQKIEI; encoded by the coding sequence ATGAATAAGTTTAATTTGAATTCTCTAATCAGAGAGAATATTTTAAGTCTGGATCCTTATATATCTGCTAGAACAGAACATCATAAAGAAAAAAATTCTATTTTTTTGGATGCTAATGAAAATTCTTTTGGTTCTCCTTTATCTTTTTTAAATTCTTATAACAGATATCCGGATCCTTTACAAAAGGAATTGAAAGAAAAAATATCAGATTTTAAAAATGTTTCTCCATCTCAGATATTTTTAGGAAATGGAAGTGACGAAATTATTGATTTGGTCTATCGTATTTTTTCTCGTCCAAAAGTAGATCACGCCATTATCTTTCCTCCTACTTACGGTATGTATGAAATAAGTGGAAAAATTCATGGAGTCGATGTTAAAAAAATTTTTCTTACAGAAAAATATTATCAATTAAATTTAGATAAAATAAAAAAAGTTTTGAATCCAAATAGCAAAATTATTTTTATTTGTTCTCCCAATAATCCTACTGGAAATGATATAAAAAGAGAAGATATAGAAAAAATAACAAAAAAATTTACAGGAATTGTTGTTTTAGATGAGGCATATATAGATTTTTCAAATCAAAAATCTTTATCAATGGAAATTGATAAATATCCCAATTTAATCATTCTACAAACGCTTTCTAAATCTTGGGGTTTAGCAGGATTAAGAATAGGAATGGCCATTGCTTCTGAATCCATCATTCGGTGGATGAATAAAGTAAAATATCCATACAATATCAGTCTTCTTTCTCAAGAAATAGCTTTAAAAGCTTTAGAAAATAGAGATTTATTTTTTTTTCATTTAAAAAACATTCTTGCAGAAAGAGAATATATGAAAAAGTCCTTAAGAAAAATTCCTATCATACAAAAAGTATATCCTAGTTCTGCTAATTTTTTATTAGCGAAAATCAATTTCTCTTCAAAAAATCTTTATCAATATCTTATAAAAAAGAAAATTTTTGTTAGAGATCGTTCAAAAATCATTTTATGTAAAAATTGTTTAAGAATCACAGTAGGAACTCATGAAGAAAATGAGTATTTAATAGATCAAATTCGAAAATATTCCATTCAAAAAATAGAAATATGA
- the hisD gene encoding histidinol dehydrogenase codes for MDMIQVYIHPTCEIWNSISNRTLQNISHLKNSVTPIIDNVKNYGDVALKTYTRKYDHTDIKQIQVTEEDFNKADMQISNCFKKSIEIAYQNIQCFHQKQIHEETPIEISKGVFCWRKIIPIEKVGFYIPGGSSPLFSTVLMLGIPGILSGCKNIILCSPPNKNGEIHPSILYTARYVGITRIYKVGGAQAIAAMAYGTESISSVYKIFGPGNSYVTIAKQIVSQRGIVSIDIPAGPSEVAIMADETANPEFVASDLLSQSEHDPDSYILLVTPNNQFWIEKVKKELKKQFLDIDKKQDIVKKSLKKSKIIVLTSLDECLTLINQIAPEHLIINCKNASYWGEKVTNAGSVFLGNYSPVSAGDYASGTNHVLPTYGYAKFYSGVSIDSFIKKITFQKISKKGLKNLSECINILSSEEGLLAHKKSINIRLKNEF; via the coding sequence ATGGATATGATTCAAGTATATATTCATCCCACATGCGAAATATGGAATTCTATTTCAAATAGAACCTTACAAAATATTTCTCATTTAAAGAATTCAGTTACTCCTATTATTGATAATGTTAAGAATTACGGAGATGTCGCTTTAAAAACTTATACAAGAAAATATGATCATACAGATATAAAACAGATTCAAGTAACAGAAGAAGATTTCAATAAAGCTGATATGCAAATTTCAAATTGTTTCAAAAAATCTATTGAAATCGCCTATCAGAATATACAATGTTTTCATCAAAAACAAATACATGAAGAAACTCCAATAGAAATTTCAAAAGGAGTTTTTTGTTGGAGAAAAATTATTCCCATAGAAAAAGTCGGTTTTTATATCCCAGGAGGTTCTTCTCCTTTGTTTTCCACTGTATTAATGTTAGGAATTCCTGGAATTTTATCAGGATGTAAAAACATTATATTATGTAGTCCTCCAAATAAAAATGGAGAAATTCATCCGTCTATTCTCTATACAGCTAGATATGTAGGAATTACACGTATATATAAAGTAGGAGGAGCTCAAGCTATTGCAGCTATGGCCTATGGAACAGAAAGCATTTCTTCTGTATATAAAATATTTGGTCCAGGAAATTCTTATGTTACAATAGCGAAACAAATTGTATCCCAAAGAGGAATTGTATCCATAGATATACCTGCTGGTCCTTCAGAAGTAGCAATTATGGCTGATGAGACAGCAAATCCAGAATTTGTTGCGTCTGATTTATTGTCCCAATCAGAACATGATCCAGATAGTTATATTCTATTGGTCACTCCAAACAATCAATTTTGGATAGAAAAAGTGAAAAAAGAATTAAAAAAACAATTTTTAGATATTGATAAAAAACAAGATATTGTTAAAAAATCTTTGAAAAAAAGCAAAATAATTGTTCTTACATCTTTAGATGAATGCTTGACTCTAATCAATCAAATTGCTCCAGAACATTTAATCATAAATTGTAAAAATGCTTCTTATTGGGGGGAAAAAGTAACTAACGCTGGATCTGTTTTTTTAGGAAATTATTCTCCAGTTAGTGCAGGAGATTATGCTTCCGGAACCAATCATGTTCTTCCTACCTATGGTTATGCCAAATTTTATAGTGGAGTATCTATAGATAGTTTTATAAAAAAAATCACTTTTCAAAAAATATCTAAGAAAGGATTGAAAAATTTATCAGAATGCATCAATATTTTATCTTCTGAAGAAGGATTATTGGCACATAAAAAATCTATTAATATTCGATTAAAAAATGAGTTTTAA
- the hisG gene encoding ATP phosphoribosyltransferase, producing the protein MDKLKIAIQKSGRLYDDSIKLLKDCSIEINIGIDKLKTTALNFPLEILFLRDDDIPQYLEDGVADIGIVGKNVLLEKRKRIKIKETLGFGQCRLSIAVPKSLSYNNIQDLDGKRIATSYPFLVREFFKKRYINAEIHEISGAVEIAPGIGLADCICDLVSSGSTLFMNGLKEVETVLQSEAVLASHLHLDSTQNIIMEKFLFRIRAVKKAKNNKYILLNVSNEKLEKIISYLPGIKSPVILPLANTKCSSVHSVVNENDFWGIIENLKSLGAQDILVLPIEKIIL; encoded by the coding sequence ATGGATAAACTTAAAATAGCAATTCAAAAATCAGGTCGTCTTTATGACGATTCTATCAAATTACTGAAAGATTGCAGTATTGAAATTAATATTGGAATAGATAAGTTAAAAACAACGGCTCTTAATTTTCCACTAGAAATCCTTTTTCTTAGAGATGATGATATTCCTCAATATTTAGAAGATGGAGTAGCTGATATAGGAATTGTAGGAAAAAATGTTCTTTTAGAAAAAAGAAAAAGGATAAAAATCAAAGAAACTTTGGGATTTGGACAATGCAGACTTTCTATAGCTGTTCCTAAATCTTTATCTTATAATAATATCCAAGATTTGGATGGAAAACGAATTGCTACAAGTTATCCTTTTTTGGTTAGGGAATTTTTTAAAAAAAGATATATAAATGCAGAAATTCACGAAATATCTGGAGCAGTCGAAATCGCTCCTGGAATAGGGTTAGCCGATTGTATTTGTGATTTAGTAAGTAGTGGTTCCACACTTTTTATGAACGGATTAAAAGAAGTAGAAACGGTTCTTCAATCTGAAGCAGTATTGGCTTCACATCTCCATTTAGACTCTACACAAAACATCATAATGGAAAAATTTTTATTCCGAATTAGAGCTGTAAAAAAAGCTAAAAATAATAAATATATTCTATTAAACGTTTCTAATGAAAAATTAGAAAAAATAATATCTTATCTTCCAGGAATTAAAAGTCCAGTTATTCTACCTTTAGCAAATACAAAATGTAGTTCCGTGCATTCTGTCGTCAATGAAAATGATTTTTGGGGAATAATAGAAAACTTAAAATCACTTGGAGCTCAAGATATATTAGTACTCCCGATAGAAAAAATTATACTATAA
- a CDS encoding exodeoxyribonuclease III, with protein MKIISYNINGIRSGINKGLLNWIETNQPDVLCLQEIKAFPEQIDTNIFEKLGYNHYWCPSKRKGYSGVGILCKKKPIHVEYGIGLNSIDEEGRVLRIDLKNLSIISLYLPSGNDMMKRLNFKFFFMKKFFLHIKKIKDQLNNLIICGDYNICHHEIDIYDPIRNQNISGFLPKERKWMTHFMNLGFIDSFRNFVQKAHHYSWWSYRYNARKNNKGWRIDYAMVSNSLKKKMRKAYLLPEVKYSDHCPVVLDIC; from the coding sequence ATGAAAATTATCAGTTATAATATAAATGGAATTCGATCTGGAATTAATAAAGGATTATTAAATTGGATTGAAACAAATCAACCAGATGTTTTATGTTTACAGGAAATAAAAGCTTTTCCAGAACAAATAGATACAAATATTTTTGAAAAATTAGGCTATAATCATTATTGGTGTCCTTCAAAAAGGAAAGGATATAGTGGAGTAGGGATTTTATGCAAAAAAAAACCTATTCATGTAGAATACGGAATAGGATTGAATTCTATAGATGAAGAAGGAAGAGTATTACGTATAGATCTAAAAAATCTATCAATAATTAGTCTTTATCTTCCTTCAGGAAATGATATGATGAAAAGACTGAATTTTAAATTTTTTTTTATGAAAAAATTTTTTTTACATATAAAAAAAATAAAAGATCAATTGAATAATCTTATTATTTGTGGAGATTATAATATTTGTCATCATGAAATTGATATTTATGATCCTATTCGGAATCAAAACATTTCTGGTTTTTTACCAAAAGAAAGAAAGTGGATGACTCATTTTATGAATTTAGGATTTATAGATAGTTTTAGAAATTTTGTTCAAAAAGCGCATCATTACAGTTGGTGGAGTTATCGTTATAACGCTAGAAAAAATAATAAAGGGTGGAGAATTGATTATGCTATGGTTAGTAATTCCTTAAAAAAAAAAATGAGAAAAGCTTATCTCCTTCCGGAGGTTAAGTATTCCGATCATTGTCCTGTTGTGCTAGATATTTGTTAA
- a CDS encoding shikimate kinase, whose protein sequence is MKITLIGYMGSGKTTIGKMLSQELNLNFYDLDAILVEESKNDSIFNLFKKKGELFFRNREHSLLKTILKQKNKYVLSVGGGTPCFYNNIYLLNKYSNTFYLKTDSYTLFKRLFLEKETRPLISHLSKNELFIFIIKHLSKRSYFYEKSLEKINVYGKSKYDIVQEIVKSVS, encoded by the coding sequence ATGAAAATCACTTTAATTGGATATATGGGAAGTGGAAAAACTACTATAGGAAAAATGTTATCCCAAGAATTAAATTTGAATTTTTATGATTTGGATGCTATTCTTGTTGAAGAAAGTAAAAATGATTCTATTTTTAATCTTTTTAAAAAGAAAGGAGAACTTTTTTTTAGAAATAGAGAACATTCTCTGTTAAAAACAATTTTAAAACAAAAAAATAAATACGTTTTATCGGTTGGAGGAGGGACTCCTTGTTTTTATAACAATATTTATTTGTTAAACAAATATTCAAATACATTTTATTTGAAAACGGATAGTTATACTTTATTTAAAAGGTTATTCTTAGAAAAGGAGACAAGACCTTTAATTTCTCATTTATCTAAAAATGAATTATTTATATTTATTATCAAACATTTATCGAAAAGATCATATTTTTATGAAAAATCTTTGGAAAAAATAAATGTATACGGAAAATCCAAATACGATATAGTTCAAGAAATTGTTAAATCTGTTAGTTGA
- the tilS gene encoding tRNA lysidine(34) synthetase TilS, with amino-acid sequence MKKISYNHFFIDKIKKYFFSNSLNKMKKKVCVAVSGGLDSMVLINLLLDIPEIESEVAHCNFSLRDQESNEDEFFIRNFCDKQNIICHVKKFDTLNFSKKYKLSIQMAARKLRYDWFSKLLETNSYEYMVLGHHFDDSIETFFINAFRGTGIKGLLGIPKKNKKIIRPLSDFNKKEILHYAKIKNIKWRLDRSNQNFKYLRNKIRSVLSKFSSFSFHNGLKKTINHLYDENFFIEQKIEEIRKEITIEKKDDPFFWKIECKKIKELNPLSFYLFKLFSPYGFNDIHSMKHMIHAQSGKQLISKIYRIIKSRNNWVVIPHKSLLENINKTYIIPNLKISKKMFLPIDIEFFLNPKKESKKNMCLIDFNKIQFPLLLRTWRKGDFFYPLKMKGKKKLSKYYKEKKFSILKKEHTWLLINGNGSIILILGNRLDDRFKVTENTNKILGITKI; translated from the coding sequence ATGAAAAAAATATCATATAATCATTTTTTTATAGATAAAATTAAAAAATATTTTTTTTCGAATTCTTTGAATAAAATGAAAAAGAAAGTCTGTGTGGCTGTTAGCGGAGGATTAGACAGCATGGTTCTTATAAATTTGTTACTTGATATTCCTGAAATCGAATCAGAAGTAGCACATTGTAATTTTTCGTTAAGAGATCAAGAATCTAATGAGGATGAATTTTTTATAAGAAATTTTTGTGATAAACAAAATATAATATGTCATGTAAAAAAATTTGATACTTTAAATTTTTCTAAAAAATATAAATTATCTATACAAATGGCCGCTAGAAAACTTAGATATGATTGGTTTTCAAAATTGTTAGAAACAAATTCATATGAATACATGGTATTAGGACATCATTTTGATGATTCTATAGAAACTTTTTTTATAAACGCTTTTAGGGGAACTGGAATTAAAGGATTATTGGGTATTCCCAAAAAAAATAAAAAAATTATTCGTCCTCTTTCTGATTTCAATAAAAAAGAAATTTTACATTATGCAAAAATAAAAAATATAAAATGGAGATTAGATCGTAGTAATCAAAATTTTAAATATTTAAGAAATAAAATTCGTTCAGTTTTATCTAAATTTTCTTCTTTTTCTTTTCACAATGGATTAAAAAAAACTATAAATCATCTTTATGATGAAAACTTTTTCATCGAACAAAAAATAGAAGAAATTCGTAAAGAAATTACAATAGAAAAAAAAGATGATCCATTTTTTTGGAAAATAGAATGTAAAAAGATAAAAGAATTGAATCCTTTGTCTTTTTATTTGTTTAAATTATTTTCTCCATATGGATTTAATGATATTCATAGTATGAAACATATGATTCATGCACAATCTGGAAAACAACTTATATCCAAAATCTATCGAATTATTAAAAGCAGAAATAATTGGGTTGTAATTCCCCATAAATCCTTATTAGAAAATATAAATAAGACTTATATAATCCCAAATCTAAAAATTTCTAAAAAAATGTTTTTACCTATTGATATCGAATTTTTTTTGAATCCAAAAAAAGAAAGTAAAAAAAATATGTGTTTAATAGATTTTAATAAAATTCAATTTCCATTATTATTAAGAACATGGAGAAAAGGAGATTTCTTTTATCCTTTAAAAATGAAAGGGAAAAAAAAATTAAGTAAATATTATAAAGAAAAGAAATTTTCTATTTTGAAAAAAGAACACACATGGTTATTAATTAACGGAAATGGATCTATAATTTTAATTCTAGGAAATCGTTTAGATGATAGATTCAAGGTTACAGAAAACACAAACAAAATATTAGGTATAACAAAAATATAA